ttttgtctcatttttgtcattttgtgtttcgctttatttattgctttgtgtattttttatgtagtattttgtctcgtttttgttcatttttttggtgctttttaactttttttgcctaattttttgtctcttttctgttttgtttcgtgttgtctaattttttgccgttttgttctcgttgttgtcattttgtgtctcatttttgtaatattttgtcttgttttttgatgtttttgtcttttcttgtccgACTGTTGTTGTCTTGatcatgactaaatgttttttgcCTTTGCAGACACtttgtgatctgtaagttgtaaagtgtaaataatGAGCTGAGGCATATTATTgttgaaattaaattaatttttctgaaggaacttcaggttgttcataatgttttgttctttaaatgtgaacatttgaagaacatacttttttggacaaacacaaaggaaaaatttggagttttaTGGGTTAATATGCTGTAATTtaactggtctggcccacttatgatcaaattgggctgaatgtggccattgaactaaaatgagtttgacacctctggtctagtgcaaaggtgttcagtgaagagctgggaGTAGTAGTGGTGAAGATCTACCTACCAGGCACCTTTTGTTGGTCGAGTGTAGTGGGTTTAAGTATTAGATATGCAAAGGaacggccagtacatacagacTTAAGTTATGGACGATAAAGAGATGTTAGTCTGATTGTACCTGAATTTAAACTCTTCATCCTGTTTGCCCTAAAGGAAACATTGCACAATAAACTTCTTTGTCATCAGCCTCTTACTCACCTCACATGTCATATACCACGGCACAGTTTCGGCCCGTACACAGACATGCAAAGACACGCAAccccataaacacacacatctgttgCACATCGCCTTTCTGATCCCTGTCATGTGGCGTCGACTTACACGTCTCGGCCTTCAGAGTTTCTCCTTTAACCGTTTATGTGAAGATTTCACCGAGTTTCCCCCACAAAGCCAGATGTTTTCGGTTAGATATGACAGCAAAAATGATATGCGACACATAATGAGCCGTAATAACAAGGTGCTGTAAGCGCTCTTCCACGCAAACGCAGCCAAAACCTTGTGTAAGATGATGTGTTTCGTGACAGTGCGGCTGCAGATTTAAAAACCGTCCGTATGACAGCGAAGGTTGAGGAACGTTCTGATTGAAATTTCAGGGATGTGCGTGGCCTGTCAAAGGGTCGTATGTTTCGGCTCGTGTGTGACATCCTTTAGCTTGTCTTGGCCTCCTGCCCTGATTCTCACAGTGTGTCGGAGGGCTGCAGGCTGTCTCGTCCAATCAGGGATCCACTCCAGAAAGGCCAAGGTTTAACATTTAAGTGCATCCTCTTAGACAGCACATGTAATTTAACTGTAGCTCAGTCCAGAATGTAATCTAACACCAGAGGTAGAAATGCACAGAATGGATGTAGAAGGTGCTTCAGATATAGACGTCAGACTGAACGAACGCAGGAGATAGCTTTAATGAGTGCTGTTCACATTTATGTTCACATTTCGTGCATAGATACTAGATGTTCACGCATACACCATAGTATTTGAAGTGTCACTTTTTCGATGCGTTTTGGTCTTTCATCGACACAAAAATGTAGCTTTAAGAGTCCCTTACAGgctgtttttgtcttgtgaCATCAAAGTGGGCACCATTATCTGCTTTGTTACCATGAAGTGATTGATAGTTCTGGTGCTAATCTTGCTACAGGTTTTTTACACAAGTTCACACATAAATGCACAGTTTCTCTTCCACTATATTGAGGTTTCAGTCAGTCCATACATATAATTcccccttttctctttttgttattgttggtAACCTTTTTGGAACCAACGTAAGCTTATTTTCAAGATTCTGATTAGCCGTCGTAGTGCTAGGGTTTTATTATATCACCATGCTTTTAGCAGtgctttcattgtgttttttgcattttcatatgAGCTTAGAGAGGGAAATGTGTTACCTGTGAACTAGCCCTCAATCCATCTGTTGGCCAAAGGATCCAAAAGTAGCTGTTAATGAGCGTAACGTCAAAAATTTGAATTCTGGGACTAACCATTAAGACAAGTGAATCCACATCTTTTATGAAACATTTAGAAAGGCCATTGGGTCACTTTTGATGTTTGATATTTGATTTGATGATTGTAAAATTAAGAATTTGGCTGGTTGGCAAAAACATTCTGGGTTTCAACCTGCTGGTCGATGGCGGTGGGTTTCCCTGTAGGTGCAAGGAAGGTTTTTTTTGGTtccaacttcctcccacaatccaaagacatgcatggcaggttaattggtgattgtaAATTGAATGAATTGAGTGTAAGCATGCATAATTatagatgtttttgtgatagCCCTGGGATGAACTGCTAACCGGTCCATGTAGCTGACGGAGAGTTAAGAGCCCCGATAAAGAGAATACACACATTATAATGACACTGGGAAAGTTAATAGAGTTTCATGTGCTGTAACGAACATATTTTGGGCTTTTTTATGAAGAATTTTTTAGGACGACTTTATGTGAAGAgagtttctgtctctctcaggGTTTCTTTCGGAGGACCATCAGGCTGAAGCTGGTCTATGACAAGTGTGAACGCAGCTGCAAGATCCAAAAGAAGAACCGCAACAAGTGCCAGTACTGCAGATTCCACAAGTGCCTGTCTGTGGGAATGTCCCACAATGGTAATGCTACAAGCTAAACTTCTGTCAGATGCTACAATTCCACAGTAGAGATATCAAAAATTCAGAGACATCAGTTTGACAACAGGGTCTAGCTAACATTGGCGACCATGGAGTAGCTTTTAAAGGTTGATACAAAGCTTAAGAATGTACTTTTAGTTAATTTGTAAGAAGAATATATGTtacactgtgtgttttttcaatTTCTGTCATTATATTTGTGATAATTTCTACCTGCCAAAGGACTACAGAGACTACAAGTGACTCTTAAATAGAAATACAATGaactaaaataataattaaatcatggaaaacatgacataatAGTCCAATCAACAATCTGTTGTAAAAGCAGTTACATAAAGCTCTGGTCAGAATGTCCTCAGCCAACACTGTagcatgtgttttttaaaacagGAAGACTTGTCCTCGTGTGATTTAGCTCCAGTCCAGCATGCTTTACATTGACAGGGTTTTTATAGCAGCGCTCTGCTGGAGCCCGGCCTGACACTGAGAAAACACAAGCCCATATAGCTCGACATCTGGCCTGTCGTCTGTGCTGACTTCTCAGGGGTCACTGGGTTTGTTATGAAGCCCTCCTCCTGCCGCTGACATGCCTCAGAAGAATGAAAATAGAACAAAATGCACTCGAGCcgtgattgtttttgtttggaagAATGCACATTTGCTGCTGAAGCCTTATGCCTCTGTATGTggatttaatgtaaaataaaaagaaaaaaatactcatCTTCCTGTTTCTAATGAGGAATGTTTTATTCACCAGCCATCCGGTTCGGTCGAATGCCCCAGGCGGCGAAGCTGAAGCTCAAAGAAGAACGCAAGATGGTAGAGAGAGACGTGGAAAGCCCCATGAAGCCTGACCACAAGATTCTGGTCAGACAGATCCACGAAGCCTACATGAAGAACTTCAGCATGAACAAGGCCAAAGCACGACTCATACTCACAGGAAAAACCAGCAAGCCGGTAAAGAGAAAGATAAACTTACAAAATAAAGTTTGAGAACATTGTCTTTTCCAGCTACAGgcatcttctttgtctttcccAGCAGCCTTTAATCATCCACGACATGGAGACGTTCCAGCTAGCGGAGAGGACGTTAGAGTTCCACATGGTTAACGATGAGTATCCGGAGTCTGAGAGCAGCCTTCGAGCCGGACAGGGGATTCCAATGGAGATGTGTGGGGAGCTCCAGCAGACGGACGCTGAAGCCAGAATCTTCTACCGCTGCCAGAGCACGTCGGTGGAGACGGTCACGGAGCTGACGGAGTTTGCCAAGGCTGTGCCGGGTTTCCAGAACCTGGATTTGAACGATCAGGTGGGTTGAAAGATACTACTATGagggtacttcaaaaagttctcggGCTCCtcaccagaaaacattaaacgtGAATTATTTATAAACACAGTCTCCTTTAATTTCAATGAACTGTGTCTATCAATGTTTCAAGTTTTGCCTTTGTGGAAGAATGTCACATCTTGAGCATTGAGATTCACCTTGTGCACGACCTTTTCATCGCTCTGAAAAAGGGTGAGTGAGGTTGCTGGGGTCTGCTTCTCCTGGAGCACCAGAACTCCAATCATCTGAGTATTTGTGGACAGTGATATAAGGCTGGACAGTGATATAAGGCTTTCTAATACACAGTTACGCCCCACAATTGGAGCTACACCCCTTGTTTCCGcatgagaactttttgaagcaTCCTTGTATGCCGTTTTTGTATTTAACTTGAACTCAATAGCATGTCCGAGTCATTCTGTGGCCTTTTTACCTACTTTTTAGGTGACCCTCTTGAAGTACGGTGTTTACGAAGCCTTCTTCACCCTCCTGGCCTCCTGCATGAATAAAGACGGGATCTTGGTGGCTCGTGGCGGCGGCTTCGTCACCCGCGAGTTCCTCAAGAGCCTCCGGCGACCATTTAGCGACATGATGGAGCCCAAGTTCCAGTTTGCGAGGCGCTTCAACTCTCTGGAGCTGGACGACAGTGATCTGGCCCTTTTTGTGGCTGCTATTATCTGCTGTGGAGGTAACTGTTGGATAACAGACGATAATATAAGACTGAACTGGTTTAAAATTGAAGAAGTAGTGTCAGTTTGCCCCAAAAAA
This is a stretch of genomic DNA from Acanthochromis polyacanthus isolate Apoly-LR-REF ecotype Palm Island chromosome 1, KAUST_Apoly_ChrSc, whole genome shotgun sequence. It encodes these proteins:
- the LOC110953589 gene encoding peroxisome proliferator-activated receptor alpha-like isoform X2, which translates into the protein MTSTMAGDLYSPPSPLGDSLLGSPLCGDLMEDLRVISQSIGDDTLGFDFPEYQSIDSESNSSITLDTLTPASSPSSGVCGAAPDPDKSFSPLNLECKVCSDKASGFHYGVHACEGCKGFFRRTIRLKLVYDKCERSCKIQKKNRNKCQYCRFHKCLSVGMSHNAIRFGRMPQAAKLKLKEERKMVERDVESPMKPDHKILVRQIHEAYMKNFSMNKAKARLILTGKTSKPPLIIHDMETFQLAERTLEFHMVNDEYPESESSLRAGQGIPMEMCGELQQTDAEARIFYRCQSTSVETVTELTEFAKAVPGFQNLDLNDQVTLLKYGVYEAFFTLLASCMNKDGILVARGGGFVTREFLKSLRRPFSDMMEPKFQFARRFNSLELDDSDLALFVAAIICCGDRPGLVDVPLVDRLQESIVQALRLHLVANHPDNTFLFPRLLQKLADLRELVTEHAQFVQDLKTTEDTSLHPLLQEIYRDMY
- the LOC110953589 gene encoding peroxisome proliferator-activated receptor alpha-like isoform X1, which gives rise to MTSTMAGDLYSPPSPLGDSLLGSPLCGDLMEDLRVISQSIGDDTLGFDFPEYQSIDSESNSSITLDTLTPASSPSSGVCGAAPDPDKSFSPLNLECKVCSDKASGFHYGVHACEGCKGFFRRTIRLKLVYDKCERSCKIQKKNRNKCQYCRFHKCLSVGMSHNAIRFGRMPQAAKLKLKEERKMVERDVESPMKPDHKILVRQIHEAYMKNFSMNKAKARLILTGKTSKPQPLIIHDMETFQLAERTLEFHMVNDEYPESESSLRAGQGIPMEMCGELQQTDAEARIFYRCQSTSVETVTELTEFAKAVPGFQNLDLNDQVTLLKYGVYEAFFTLLASCMNKDGILVARGGGFVTREFLKSLRRPFSDMMEPKFQFARRFNSLELDDSDLALFVAAIICCGDRPGLVDVPLVDRLQESIVQALRLHLVANHPDNTFLFPRLLQKLADLRELVTEHAQFVQDLKTTEDTSLHPLLQEIYRDMY